The following coding sequences are from one Paenibacillus stellifer window:
- the perR gene encoding peroxide-responsive transcriptional repressor PerR produces the protein MGSGVQHALEQLKTTGVRITPQRHAILTYLMESMNHPTADEIYRALEPKFPSMSVATVYNNLKMFMEAGMVRELTYGDNSSRFDANVTDHYHIICQECGKIEDFSYPSLHEVERKAEEETGFKVHGLRMELYGICGCCAGKKH, from the coding sequence ATGGGAAGCGGCGTACAACACGCACTGGAACAATTGAAGACGACGGGAGTCCGCATTACGCCACAACGCCACGCGATCTTGACGTATTTGATGGAATCTATGAATCACCCGACCGCTGACGAGATTTATCGTGCGCTTGAGCCCAAGTTTCCAAGCATGAGTGTGGCGACCGTGTACAACAATCTCAAAATGTTCATGGAAGCTGGTATGGTCCGGGAACTGACTTACGGCGATAATTCCAGCCGCTTCGATGCCAACGTAACCGATCATTATCATATTATTTGCCAGGAATGCGGCAAAATTGAGGATTTCAGCTATCCTTCCCTGCATGAGGTTGAGCGCAAAGCCGAAGAGGAAACCGGGTTCAAGGTTCATGGCCTCCGGATGGAGCTTTACGGGATTTGCGGCTGCTGTGCAGGCAAGAAGCATTAG
- a CDS encoding ABC transporter permease subunit: MRILWICYRKEMLEMQRSYRLLWIPVVFILLGMMQPISAYYMPEILKMSGDVPKGLLDSYQIPGAGEVMAKSLGQYGMIGLLVLVLSAMNSFAGEREGGIAELLLSRPLSTSTAASAKWLAHLTLLVLSLGLGSAFAAYYTIRLIGDLQFGPVFAASAIYGLWLMCGVSLTLLFSSFLRAPAAAFLGLGATAVLSLLHQLLPGRLQWSPAALTQLSAGLLDSADELRWYLPVLSGIVFIACCIGGAAQLFKRNKLPRT, encoded by the coding sequence ATGAGAATCCTTTGGATTTGCTACCGCAAGGAAATGCTCGAGATGCAGCGCAGCTACAGGCTGCTATGGATTCCCGTCGTGTTCATCCTGCTTGGCATGATGCAGCCGATTTCAGCCTACTATATGCCGGAAATTCTGAAGATGTCGGGCGATGTGCCGAAGGGCCTTCTGGATTCCTACCAGATCCCGGGCGCAGGCGAGGTTATGGCCAAATCGCTTGGACAGTATGGCATGATCGGCCTGCTGGTGCTTGTCCTTTCGGCAATGAACAGTTTCGCCGGAGAGCGTGAAGGAGGCATTGCGGAGCTGCTCCTGTCCCGGCCGCTTTCCACTTCCACCGCTGCGTCTGCGAAATGGCTGGCCCACCTGACACTGCTGGTTCTTTCTCTGGGGCTCGGTTCGGCTTTTGCTGCTTACTACACGATCCGGCTTATAGGGGATCTGCAGTTTGGACCGGTGTTTGCCGCTTCCGCCATATATGGACTCTGGCTGATGTGCGGCGTTTCGCTGACCCTGCTCTTCAGCTCGTTTCTTCGCGCACCAGCCGCAGCTTTCCTGGGGCTTGGTGCGACCGCCGTTCTGTCGCTGCTGCATCAGCTGCTGCCGGGAAGGCTGCAGTGGTCGCCGGCGGCGTTGACGCAGCTGTCGGCGGGACTATTGGACTCGGCAGATGAACTGAGATGGTATCTGCCAGTGTTGTCGGGGATCGTGTTCATTGCCTGCTGTATAGGGGGAGCCGCCCAACTGTTCAAGCGGAATAAACTTCCTCGTACCTGA
- a CDS encoding nucleotidyltransferase-like protein → MELSNLTLLNGDIFDANALGAVALSSLGNAPFQSALLHDFDKIIMVIHPDPNERQRYGNHLIHGESRTQTMHVELSQLERSLLTGDNNERVVCLLEGDILWDPQGIISRLREEIKLFGEPLRDRMIFIEFARFLHMYVKSKRYLQACCFMDSYNCILMSLYHWAKMEVCEAGQYPTPAVWEQVKSLNNSVYKLYEELAISGETVEQRIELVQLACEFSLMSKMVDCCKWLLSLLGEKREPWTFEELIALPELLYVEAELPLILRKLSARSLIREIPSWSDTGGGSIRYSV, encoded by the coding sequence ATGGAATTATCCAATCTGACATTATTAAATGGAGATATCTTTGATGCCAATGCTCTGGGAGCTGTGGCATTGAGCTCTTTAGGGAACGCGCCCTTTCAAAGTGCTCTGCTTCATGACTTCGATAAAATTATCATGGTTATTCATCCCGACCCGAATGAACGGCAGCGGTATGGCAACCATCTTATACATGGCGAATCACGGACACAGACCATGCATGTGGAGCTTTCACAGCTGGAACGTTCTCTGCTGACTGGAGACAACAATGAGCGGGTGGTCTGTCTGCTCGAAGGCGACATTTTGTGGGACCCTCAAGGTATTATCAGCCGGCTTCGGGAGGAAATCAAGCTCTTCGGCGAGCCATTGCGAGACAGGATGATCTTTATTGAGTTCGCCCGTTTTCTTCATATGTACGTGAAATCCAAACGCTATTTGCAGGCCTGCTGCTTCATGGATTCCTACAACTGTATTCTGATGTCGCTGTATCACTGGGCTAAGATGGAGGTTTGCGAAGCGGGGCAATATCCGACACCTGCGGTGTGGGAACAGGTTAAGAGTCTTAACAATTCCGTCTACAAGCTGTACGAGGAGCTCGCGATCAGCGGCGAGACCGTTGAACAGCGGATTGAGCTGGTGCAACTGGCCTGTGAGTTCTCTCTAATGTCCAAAATGGTGGACTGCTGCAAATGGCTCCTGAGTCTTCTTGGGGAAAAAAGAGAGCCGTGGACTTTCGAAGAACTGATCGCTCTTCCTGAGCTTCTGTATGTCGAGGCGGAGCTTCCTTTAATTTTGCGCAAGCTGTCTGCCCGCTCTCTAATCCGTGAAATACCGTCCTGGAGTGATACCGGCGGAGGCTCTATCCGTTATTCAGTCTGA
- a CDS encoding GNAT family N-acetyltransferase, whose protein sequence is MNTIAKLNLQDEDTLDSLWSLQHKAYRLEAERIGFDAIPPLLETRDMLRNCEENFYGCLDEDGDLMGAVATEEEDVDSLTITRMMVSPDHFRQGIAGRLLEHVFGLYPSKNRFIVSTGRKNDPAVSLYLKHGFTPVSAAEVAPGVELVEFHRAGGRTH, encoded by the coding sequence ATGAACACAATTGCGAAGCTGAATCTGCAGGACGAAGATACGCTGGACAGTCTGTGGAGCCTTCAGCATAAGGCATATCGCCTTGAGGCGGAACGGATTGGTTTTGATGCGATTCCTCCGCTGCTGGAGACCCGGGACATGCTCCGGAACTGCGAAGAGAATTTTTACGGCTGCCTGGACGAAGACGGCGATTTGATGGGAGCGGTTGCTACCGAGGAAGAGGATGTGGACAGTCTGACGATTACCCGCATGATGGTCAGTCCCGATCATTTTCGGCAGGGAATCGCGGGCCGGCTGCTTGAGCATGTATTCGGACTGTATCCGTCTAAGAACCGGTTCATCGTATCAACGGGCAGGAAGAATGATCCCGCCGTCTCCCTGTATCTCAAGCACGGCTTTACGCCCGTATCAGCTGCGGAAGTGGCTCCGGGTGTAGAGCTGGTCGAGTTTCACCGTGCCGGGGGACGTACCCATTGA
- the gatB gene encoding Asp-tRNA(Asn)/Glu-tRNA(Gln) amidotransferase subunit GatB: MPSSKYETVIGLEVHVELHTQSKIFCGCSTEFGAPPNTHTCPVCLGHPGVLPVLNRQAVDYAMKAAMALNCTIGNVSKFDRKNYFYPDSPKAYQISQFDQPIGLNGWLDIEVDGETKRIGITRLHLEEDAGKLTHVDGGYASLVDFNRVGTPLLEIVSEPDLRSPEEARAYLEKIRAIMQYCDVSDVKMEEGSMRCDANISLRPIGQQEFGTRAELKNMNSFRGVLRGLEYEEFRQAEILDEGGEVVQETRRWDDAKEKTFAMRGKEEAHDYRYFPDPDLIVLHIDEAWKESIRASIPELPDARRARYAEEYGLPAYDAGVITSSKALADFFEGSLKFTDDAKSVSNWIMGDLLAYLNSNNLELSEVKITPQGLGEMIGLIDKGTISSKIAKTVFKEMLESGKLPAQIVEEKGLVQISDEGAIKGIVEAVVAANPQSVEDYKAGKQKAIGFLVGQVMKESKGKANPGLVNKLLAEVLNG; this comes from the coding sequence ATGCCATCATCCAAGTACGAAACCGTCATCGGTCTTGAAGTTCACGTCGAGCTTCATACCCAATCGAAGATTTTCTGCGGTTGCTCCACGGAATTCGGAGCGCCTCCCAATACCCATACCTGCCCGGTCTGCCTGGGCCATCCAGGCGTCCTGCCGGTCTTGAACCGCCAGGCGGTGGATTATGCCATGAAAGCAGCCATGGCGCTGAACTGCACAATCGGCAACGTTAGCAAGTTCGACCGCAAGAACTATTTTTATCCCGATTCGCCGAAGGCTTACCAGATCTCCCAGTTTGATCAGCCGATCGGCCTGAACGGGTGGCTCGACATTGAAGTGGACGGTGAGACGAAGCGAATCGGCATTACCCGCCTTCATCTCGAAGAGGATGCAGGCAAGCTGACCCATGTGGACGGCGGCTACGCTTCGCTTGTCGATTTCAACCGTGTCGGCACGCCGCTGCTCGAAATCGTCTCGGAGCCGGATCTCCGTTCTCCCGAAGAGGCGAGAGCATACCTGGAGAAGATCCGCGCGATCATGCAGTACTGCGACGTCTCTGACGTCAAGATGGAAGAGGGCTCGATGCGCTGCGACGCGAACATCAGCCTGCGGCCTATCGGCCAGCAAGAATTCGGAACGCGCGCGGAGCTTAAGAACATGAACTCCTTCCGCGGCGTGCTGCGGGGACTGGAGTATGAGGAGTTCCGCCAGGCCGAAATTCTGGACGAGGGCGGCGAAGTTGTGCAGGAGACGCGGCGTTGGGATGACGCCAAGGAGAAGACCTTCGCCATGCGCGGCAAGGAAGAAGCCCATGATTACCGGTACTTCCCCGATCCCGACCTGATCGTGCTGCATATCGACGAGGCCTGGAAGGAATCGATCCGTGCTTCCATTCCGGAGCTTCCGGACGCTCGCAGAGCGCGCTACGCCGAGGAATACGGCCTGCCCGCCTACGATGCGGGTGTCATTACCTCCTCCAAAGCGCTGGCCGATTTCTTTGAGGGAAGCCTGAAGTTCACTGACGACGCCAAATCGGTCTCCAACTGGATCATGGGCGACCTGCTGGCTTATCTCAACAGCAACAATCTGGAGCTGTCCGAGGTCAAGATTACCCCGCAGGGCCTTGGCGAGATGATCGGCTTGATCGACAAAGGGACCATCAGCAGCAAGATCGCCAAGACCGTCTTTAAGGAAATGCTCGAATCCGGCAAGCTGCCGGCCCAGATCGTGGAAGAGAAGGGGCTTGTGCAGATCAGCGACGAGGGAGCCATCAAAGGAATTGTGGAAGCGGTCGTTGCGGCCAATCCGCAGTCGGTTGAAGATTACAAGGCAGGCAAGCAGAAAGCGATCGGCTTCCTTGTCGGCCAGGTCATGAAAGAGAGCAAAGGCAAGGCCAATCCCGGCCTCGTGAACAAATTGCTGGCAGAAGTGCTGAACGGCTGA
- a CDS encoding PLD nuclease N-terminal domain-containing protein: MKTPDWSLLWPVIALQGLLAVIGLISLARARSVRGPKWLWVPIILLGNLLGSIAYFTIGRKD; encoded by the coding sequence GTGAAGACACCGGATTGGTCGCTTTTATGGCCAGTTATTGCCTTGCAAGGCCTGCTTGCTGTTATCGGATTGATATCTCTGGCCCGGGCCCGGAGCGTCCGCGGCCCGAAATGGTTATGGGTCCCGATTATCCTTCTCGGAAATCTGCTGGGCAGCATCGCCTATTTTACTATCGGGAGGAAGGACTAA
- the gatA gene encoding Asp-tRNA(Asn)/Glu-tRNA(Gln) amidotransferase subunit GatA: MSLFQYRLSELHNLLHDSKISVSELTEESLSAVARLDGDIHAFLTLNEEGAKSAARQLDDKLASGAPRGLLFGIPAGVKDNIVTKGLRTTCASRFLDNYQPIYDATVAAKLRQADAVTIGKLNMDEFAMGGSNENSAYGAVRNPWDLERVPGGSSGGSAAAVAAGEVFFALGSDTGGSIRQPASYCGVVGLKPTYGLVSRYGLVAFASSLDQIGPLTRTVEDSAYVLQAIAGYDPQDSTSAKVDIPDYLGALTGDVKGLRIAVPKEYVGEGVDASVRDTVLAALKVLEDLGAVWEEVSLPHTEYAVATYYLLASSEASSNLARFDGVRFGVRVDDGSGLLDLYHNSRSQGFGPEVKRRIMLGTYALSSGYYDAYYLKAQKVRTLIKQDFDEVFKKYDVVIGPTAPTTAFKLGSQTEDPLTMYLNDILTIPVNLAGIPAVSIPCGFAEGLPVGLQIIGKEFDERTVLRVAHAYEQHTDHHKQRPQL; the protein is encoded by the coding sequence TTGAGTCTGTTTCAATATCGTCTTTCTGAATTACATAACTTGCTGCATGACTCGAAGATTTCGGTCAGCGAACTGACTGAGGAATCGCTGTCGGCGGTTGCCCGTCTGGACGGCGACATTCATGCGTTCCTGACGCTGAATGAAGAAGGCGCCAAGTCTGCTGCCCGTCAGCTTGATGACAAGCTGGCTTCGGGAGCGCCGAGAGGGCTTCTCTTCGGGATCCCGGCCGGAGTCAAGGACAATATCGTAACCAAGGGACTGCGGACAACCTGTGCCAGCCGTTTTCTGGACAACTACCAGCCGATTTACGACGCTACGGTCGCGGCCAAGCTGCGGCAGGCGGATGCCGTGACGATCGGCAAGCTGAATATGGACGAGTTCGCCATGGGCGGATCGAACGAGAACTCCGCCTATGGCGCGGTCCGCAATCCATGGGACCTCGAACGGGTGCCGGGCGGCTCAAGCGGCGGCTCCGCTGCAGCGGTTGCCGCGGGCGAGGTCTTCTTCGCCCTGGGCTCGGATACCGGCGGCTCCATCCGCCAGCCGGCTTCGTACTGCGGCGTTGTCGGCCTGAAGCCGACTTACGGCCTGGTGTCCCGCTACGGCCTGGTTGCCTTCGCCTCCTCGCTGGACCAGATCGGTCCGCTGACCCGGACCGTCGAGGATTCCGCCTATGTGCTGCAGGCAATCGCCGGCTATGATCCGCAGGACTCCACATCGGCGAAAGTGGATATCCCCGACTACCTAGGCGCCTTGACCGGAGATGTCAAAGGACTGCGCATCGCCGTGCCGAAGGAATACGTCGGCGAGGGCGTTGACGCCTCCGTCCGTGACACGGTTCTGGCCGCCCTGAAGGTGCTCGAGGATCTGGGCGCCGTCTGGGAGGAAGTCTCTCTGCCGCATACCGAATATGCGGTAGCCACCTACTATTTGCTGGCCTCTTCGGAAGCCTCCTCCAACCTGGCTCGCTTCGACGGCGTTCGCTTCGGCGTGCGGGTGGACGATGGCAGCGGCCTGCTGGACCTGTACCACAATTCCCGCAGCCAGGGCTTTGGCCCCGAAGTCAAGCGCCGGATCATGCTCGGAACATATGCGTTGAGCTCCGGCTATTATGACGCCTATTACTTGAAGGCGCAGAAGGTGCGTACGCTTATCAAGCAGGATTTTGACGAAGTGTTTAAGAAATACGACGTGGTTATCGGACCGACTGCTCCGACAACGGCGTTCAAGCTCGGCTCCCAGACCGAGGACCCGCTGACCATGTATTTGAACGATATTTTGACCATTCCGGTCAATCTGGCCGGCATTCCCGCCGTCAGCATCCCTTGCGGCTTCGCCGAAGGACTGCCTGTGGGCCTGCAGATCATCGGCAAGGAATTCGACGAGAGGACGGTGCTGCGCGTAGCGCATGCCTATGAGCAGCATACGGATCATCACAAGCAGCGTCCGCAGCTGTAA
- the gatC gene encoding Asp-tRNA(Asn)/Glu-tRNA(Gln) amidotransferase subunit GatC, protein MSITVKDVQHVAKLARLHLSPEEEALFTEQMNAILQYAEKLGSLNTDDVPPTTHVLHVSNVMREDVVKESITVEEALLNAPDEEDGQFKVPAVLD, encoded by the coding sequence ATGAGCATTACCGTCAAGGACGTGCAGCATGTGGCCAAGCTGGCCCGACTGCATTTAAGCCCGGAAGAAGAGGCTTTGTTTACAGAGCAGATGAACGCCATTTTACAATATGCGGAGAAGCTGGGCAGCCTGAATACGGACGATGTGCCGCCGACAACCCATGTGCTGCATGTCAGCAATGTGATGCGTGAGGACGTTGTGAAGGAGAGCATCACCGTGGAAGAGGCCTTGCTGAATGCGCCGGACGAAGAGGACGGACAGTTTAAGGTACCGGCGGTTCTGGATTAA
- a CDS encoding ABC transporter ATP-binding protein, whose amino-acid sequence MLEVSDLYREFKGRPYVNGISFDVEHKRCVALLGPNGAGKTTTLRMLAGMLPPTRGSIRYKGEPLGESGRREIGYLPQSPAFYTWMTGEEYMHFAARLSGIGAKEAVRLSADALERLGLQEAARRRIGGYSGGMKQRLGLAQALVHSPRLLLLDEPVSALDPFGRREVMDILREIRKDAAILFSTHVLHDAEALCDDIILMNKGTIAERGELSALKAKYTRPVLSLRVEKRKEALEWLETLSSRPFVREAWMEEEGSLRLEVEDMESARSTILREAGQQSVPVLRFERDSLSLEDVFMKAVGQ is encoded by the coding sequence CTGCTTGAAGTATCGGATCTGTACAGGGAGTTTAAGGGACGCCCTTATGTGAACGGGATCAGCTTCGACGTTGAGCATAAGCGATGCGTGGCTCTTCTCGGTCCGAACGGAGCCGGCAAGACGACAACACTGCGCATGCTCGCCGGGATGCTCCCTCCGACACGCGGCAGCATCCGGTATAAGGGAGAGCCTCTAGGAGAGAGCGGCCGCCGGGAAATCGGCTATTTGCCCCAGTCTCCCGCTTTTTATACCTGGATGACCGGAGAAGAGTACATGCATTTTGCCGCGCGCCTAAGCGGGATCGGCGCCAAAGAAGCCGTCCGGCTTTCTGCCGATGCTCTTGAACGTTTGGGTCTTCAAGAAGCGGCCCGGCGCAGAATCGGGGGCTATTCCGGAGGCATGAAACAGCGTCTCGGACTGGCGCAGGCGCTCGTGCACTCTCCCCGTCTGCTTCTGCTCGATGAGCCGGTATCGGCGCTTGATCCGTTCGGCCGCCGCGAGGTGATGGATATCCTCCGGGAAATCCGGAAGGATGCCGCCATTCTGTTCTCTACCCATGTGCTGCATGATGCCGAAGCGCTGTGCGACGATATTATTCTCATGAACAAAGGGACGATTGCCGAGCGCGGAGAGCTGTCCGCTCTTAAGGCCAAATATACCCGGCCGGTCCTCAGCCTTCGCGTCGAGAAGCGCAAGGAGGCACTGGAGTGGCTGGAGACGCTATCGTCCCGTCCCTTTGTCCGCGAAGCCTGGATGGAGGAAGAAGGCTCGTTAAGACTGGAGGTCGAGGATATGGAGTCTGCAAGGTCCACCATCCTTCGGGAGGCTGGGCAGCAGAGCGTTCCCGTGCTGCGGTTCGAGAGAGATTCATTGTCGCTGGAGGATGTCTTTATGAAGGCGGTCGGACAATGA
- a CDS encoding glycosyl hydrolase family 18 protein produces MSRRLKSRRNRPARRGGFLRKLAGLLIIAAGACALVLFVLPNPFHTDPEWKGKDKPIFIKGEFTGYSASGEGEQLLLPLPLLQKAVDPAIRYEAGTKSVILTTDRKLLLMQADKKAAALNNQPVQLRLAPVEKGGVTLLPAESLKNLYGLDVQENKDTGAVLLMTAGESVPLGVVKENKTSMRSEATIHAPILSKMGKGTKLRIWKKQDDWLYVQMDNGYAGYVKASAVQDNGTKTVEKPKSPPTRAESSWKGKAVNLTWEAVYTSNPDTSSLGTLKGVNVVSPTWFNIVDGQGNVRSQGDPAYVTWAHAKDKEVWGLLSNSFDADLTTKALSTYENRMRTIEQMMEYADLYGLDGINIDFENVYTDDGDNVTQFVRELRPMAQAKNLILSIDVTPKSNSEMWSLFFDRRALGELVDFMIVMAYDEHWASSPVAGSVASLSWSQTAMERILDEDDVPADKLILGVPLYTRIWSEQSVDGKTKVSSKSVGMNRVATIIGTKKLKPVLSKETGQNYVEYRENGVLNKIWIEDKVSLQSRVKLAKSLKLAGIASWNRSFAGEGAWETLNTIHK; encoded by the coding sequence TTGAGCAGAAGATTGAAATCGAGACGTAACAGACCTGCAAGACGGGGCGGCTTTCTCCGAAAGCTGGCGGGTCTCCTGATTATAGCCGCTGGAGCCTGCGCCCTCGTTTTATTTGTACTGCCGAACCCGTTTCATACCGATCCGGAGTGGAAGGGTAAGGATAAACCTATCTTTATCAAAGGCGAGTTCACCGGTTACTCCGCATCAGGGGAAGGGGAACAACTCCTTCTGCCGCTTCCGCTGCTGCAAAAAGCCGTCGACCCGGCCATTCGATATGAAGCAGGAACCAAATCGGTTATTTTGACAACGGACCGCAAGCTGCTGCTCATGCAAGCGGATAAGAAGGCGGCGGCGCTTAACAATCAGCCGGTCCAGCTTCGTCTGGCCCCGGTGGAGAAGGGCGGAGTTACCCTTTTGCCTGCCGAATCGTTAAAGAACTTATACGGTCTCGATGTCCAGGAGAACAAGGATACGGGAGCTGTGCTGCTGATGACGGCCGGGGAGTCGGTCCCGCTTGGTGTCGTCAAAGAGAATAAAACCTCTATGCGCAGTGAAGCGACTATTCATGCCCCGATTTTAAGCAAGATGGGCAAGGGGACGAAGCTGAGAATCTGGAAGAAGCAGGACGATTGGCTATATGTACAAATGGATAACGGCTATGCGGGCTATGTGAAGGCTTCGGCGGTTCAGGACAATGGGACGAAGACGGTAGAGAAACCGAAGAGCCCTCCAACCCGGGCCGAGAGCAGCTGGAAGGGTAAAGCCGTGAACCTTACCTGGGAGGCTGTATATACCAGTAATCCGGACACCTCTTCGTTGGGCACTCTGAAGGGAGTCAATGTTGTAAGCCCGACCTGGTTCAATATCGTGGACGGCCAGGGCAATGTTCGGAGCCAGGGGGACCCGGCCTATGTGACCTGGGCGCATGCCAAGGACAAGGAAGTCTGGGGCCTCTTAAGCAACAGCTTCGACGCCGACCTGACTACCAAGGCGCTCTCTACTTATGAGAACCGGATGCGGACGATTGAGCAGATGATGGAGTACGCCGATCTCTACGGCCTGGATGGTATTAACATTGATTTTGAAAATGTGTATACCGATGACGGCGACAATGTCACCCAGTTTGTGCGGGAGCTCCGGCCGATGGCCCAGGCGAAAAATCTGATTCTTTCCATTGACGTCACCCCCAAGTCGAACAGCGAAATGTGGTCCCTCTTTTTTGACCGCCGCGCGCTGGGCGAACTGGTTGATTTCATGATTGTTATGGCGTATGACGAGCATTGGGCGTCCAGTCCGGTAGCAGGCTCGGTGGCATCCTTGTCCTGGTCGCAGACGGCAATGGAACGAATTCTGGACGAGGATGATGTTCCTGCGGACAAGCTCATACTGGGGGTTCCGCTGTATACCCGAATCTGGAGCGAACAATCCGTGGACGGGAAGACCAAAGTCAGCTCCAAATCGGTGGGTATGAACCGCGTAGCCACGATTATCGGCACGAAGAAGCTGAAGCCGGTGCTCTCCAAGGAGACAGGCCAGAACTATGTGGAATATCGGGAGAACGGAGTCCTCAACAAGATTTGGATCGAGGATAAGGTATCTCTTCAGTCGAGAGTCAAGCTCGCCAAATCGCTTAAGCTTGCCGGGATTGCGTCCTGGAACCGCAGCTTTGCCGGAGAGGGAGCCTGGGAGACGCTGAATACGATCCACAAATGA
- a CDS encoding DUF4097 family beta strand repeat-containing protein, with amino-acid sequence MKNPSHPALTPEEKDHQTETEKEYEDPQSDEGTADAPVIPPRTKRRPVKRKFIAGLMAAIIPGVGHLYLGLLRKGISFLFAIILDIAALLYFSSIGMQINVPLLILLALLIPCLYFFNVYDALQSADRIIRFMKMNAAEYELAEEKPQRTRLISEPGISFGLFLLGGGVLLFLFRQKPAWLQFFIEHHAGAAAGGVLIAAGLLFMLREITLSRRRGAAVSPKLRIGRYTSSIVLIGVGALLFRDWLLGTDDMLLLLKWWPVIPILWGLEYLILYTAARRPRSSGSRRRVQQDLRSLVPAILLGACVFIVSEQEHYLQLWNKVSLNLTAAAVDYGEAKGSRFVKPSVAIPVELNSAKLTVDAINGDILVHRSPIDDIEVTATVWVDQLSGVRAQAVSDQSFIEVTEGPTIKLTTKGKAYGDSGKRQPRIDLDIAVPDTRRFDLQITTMSGGITLQNVEAIQDIGIETGNGPIILHQVFGNIKGKTLNGEVRIRNIQGTADLTTNGGDMMAWNVSSSLKLSTAVGNIVAEGSGAELDLSTKNGNVNVKEAPSSLNLQSLNGVIEARSSSVQGDWNIYSAVGDINLYLPEIANYSLKGSSGYGNIESDLPELTIDKKTITGTAGTGEYKIDVEGNSNLNVRKQ; translated from the coding sequence ATGAAGAATCCGAGTCATCCGGCGCTGACGCCCGAAGAGAAAGATCATCAGACTGAAACGGAAAAAGAATACGAAGATCCGCAGTCCGATGAAGGAACCGCCGATGCGCCGGTGATTCCGCCACGGACCAAGCGGCGCCCCGTTAAGCGCAAATTTATTGCAGGTCTGATGGCGGCGATTATCCCGGGCGTGGGCCACTTGTATCTGGGCCTTCTCCGCAAAGGGATATCTTTTTTGTTCGCCATCATCCTGGATATTGCGGCGCTGCTATATTTTTCATCGATCGGCATGCAGATTAACGTTCCGCTGCTCATCCTGCTGGCGCTGTTGATTCCGTGCCTGTATTTCTTCAATGTATATGACGCCCTCCAGTCCGCGGACCGGATCATCCGGTTTATGAAGATGAACGCTGCGGAATATGAACTCGCGGAGGAGAAGCCGCAGCGCACCCGGCTCATCAGCGAGCCAGGCATTTCCTTCGGGCTGTTCCTGTTGGGAGGAGGCGTGCTGCTGTTTCTATTCAGGCAAAAGCCCGCATGGCTGCAGTTCTTTATCGAGCATCATGCGGGAGCGGCGGCGGGAGGTGTTCTGATCGCAGCCGGCCTGCTCTTTATGCTTCGGGAGATCACCTTGAGCAGACGGCGCGGCGCCGCTGTTTCACCGAAGCTTCGGATTGGGCGCTATACGTCTTCGATCGTGCTGATTGGCGTAGGAGCGCTTCTGTTCCGGGATTGGCTGCTGGGAACGGACGATATGCTTCTGCTGCTGAAATGGTGGCCGGTCATCCCTATTCTGTGGGGGCTGGAGTATCTTATCCTGTATACGGCTGCGAGAAGACCGCGCAGCAGCGGAAGCCGGCGGCGGGTTCAGCAGGATTTGCGAAGCCTTGTACCTGCGATTTTGCTGGGAGCCTGTGTCTTTATCGTGTCCGAGCAGGAGCATTACCTGCAGCTCTGGAATAAAGTTAGCCTGAATCTGACAGCGGCGGCTGTAGATTACGGCGAAGCCAAAGGCAGCCGATTCGTCAAACCGTCGGTTGCGATTCCGGTTGAACTGAACTCGGCAAAGCTGACTGTGGACGCGATTAACGGCGACATTCTGGTACACCGCAGCCCGATCGATGATATCGAGGTAACGGCAACCGTCTGGGTGGACCAGCTTTCAGGTGTACGGGCTCAGGCTGTGTCCGACCAATCGTTTATCGAAGTGACGGAAGGCCCAACCATTAAGCTGACAACCAAGGGAAAAGCCTACGGAGACTCCGGCAAACGCCAGCCGCGTATTGATCTGGATATCGCCGTTCCCGACACCAGACGCTTCGATCTGCAGATTACGACGATGAGCGGTGGCATTACGCTGCAGAATGTGGAAGCGATTCAGGATATCGGCATCGAGACCGGCAACGGTCCGATCATTCTGCATCAGGTATTCGGCAACATCAAGGGCAAGACTCTGAACGGTGAGGTTCGCATCCGCAACATACAAGGCACAGCGGATTTGACAACCAACGGGGGCGATATGATGGCCTGGAATGTGTCATCCTCGCTGAAACTCTCCACGGCGGTCGGCAATATTGTTGCGGAGGGGAGCGGGGCGGAACTTGATCTGTCGACCAAGAACGGCAATGTGAATGTCAAAGAGGCGCCCTCATCGCTTAATCTGCAATCACTGAACGGGGTGATCGAAGCGCGTTCCTCTTCCGTTCAGGGGGACTGGAATATTTACAGCGCTGTCGGCGATATCAACCTGTACCTGCCGGAGATTGCGAACTATTCGCTGAAAGGCTCAAGCGGCTATGGCAATATCGAAAGTGACCTGCCGGAGCTCACCATCGACAAAAAAACGATTACCGGCACAGCCGGAACAGGCGAATACAAGATCGATGTCGAGGGTAACAGCAATTTAAATGTGAGAAAACAATGA